A region from the Phycisphaerales bacterium genome encodes:
- a CDS encoding PLP-dependent transferase has product MTTTNTPRPTPTPSAANHKPASDFDLARQISPRRKTTEAHDLDGLVAEQLAHFGLDPKSDFGQTMGDLAKHLYAGHADVRRLWDVGVKELAALSRKDRAERFAAQKFLCFQLAKMLDTLQHGFRTNYQSLVTTTSQRLPKGPYPIFDNVTALFSAKPVVTRTATYIYACAEWVSDAFEGKELMLEVYSRLLNPTNVSLANHIVDIEAGPYAGEYFAWNFNSGMAAVDAILSHLVGYQDIILSTRNVYGGVYQLMHDWYAKKSNLDVSVNFFDGFTVQDFLAALEKVKKDNADRLKQGREIYVYLESPCNPHGYCVDVPGICKEAHARGLNVICDSTVGTPFLHRPLQKLDILERPDFIIHSYTKDLSGHGSTTAGVVIGRNERMFMGKHDSMPGTGPDGKPRTYSYDETLFWNVYYIKGAFLDSDKSYEVINGMHTLEMRMLTKVVNTLAFAEFLGSHPDINVKCSAAPGNENAAIREKCLYLGFPAPLFTFDFEGKNGKNRPNIDRHTFARFFDCLDPIFGHQVSLGQPNTVVLCPAITSHSELSDEALKAAGIMPTTVRVAVGAEDPRTLMAHLIKASEATLDSAVPGFSAKFPKAEQCDAIYRKHYKAVHDKYVEHQPSMAELLK; this is encoded by the coding sequence CGCCGAGCAACTCGCCCACTTCGGCCTGGACCCCAAGAGCGACTTCGGGCAGACCATGGGCGACCTGGCCAAACACCTCTACGCCGGGCACGCCGACGTCCGCCGCCTCTGGGACGTCGGCGTCAAGGAACTCGCCGCCCTCTCGCGCAAGGACCGGGCCGAGAGGTTCGCGGCCCAGAAGTTCCTCTGCTTCCAACTCGCCAAGATGCTCGACACGCTCCAGCACGGCTTCCGCACCAACTATCAGTCGCTCGTCACCACGACCAGTCAGCGCCTCCCCAAGGGCCCGTACCCGATCTTCGACAACGTGACGGCCCTCTTCTCCGCCAAGCCCGTCGTCACGCGCACCGCGACGTACATCTATGCCTGTGCCGAGTGGGTCTCCGACGCCTTCGAGGGCAAGGAACTCATGCTCGAGGTCTACTCGCGCCTCCTGAACCCGACCAACGTCAGCCTCGCGAACCACATCGTCGACATCGAGGCCGGGCCCTACGCCGGCGAGTACTTCGCGTGGAACTTCAACTCCGGGATGGCCGCCGTCGACGCCATCCTCAGCCACCTCGTGGGCTACCAGGACATCATCCTCTCCACACGCAACGTCTATGGCGGCGTCTACCAACTCATGCACGACTGGTACGCCAAGAAGAGCAACCTCGACGTCAGCGTCAACTTCTTCGACGGCTTCACCGTCCAGGACTTCCTCGCCGCCCTCGAGAAGGTGAAGAAGGACAACGCCGACCGCCTCAAACAAGGCCGCGAGATCTATGTCTATCTCGAGTCCCCCTGCAACCCGCACGGCTACTGCGTGGACGTCCCCGGCATCTGCAAGGAGGCGCACGCGCGCGGGCTCAACGTCATCTGCGACTCGACCGTCGGCACGCCCTTCCTCCACCGCCCTTTACAGAAGTTGGACATCCTCGAGCGCCCCGACTTCATCATCCACTCCTACACCAAGGACCTCTCGGGCCACGGCTCGACCACCGCCGGCGTCGTCATCGGACGCAACGAGCGCATGTTCATGGGCAAGCACGACAGCATGCCCGGCACCGGACCCGACGGCAAGCCGCGGACGTACTCGTATGACGAGACGCTCTTCTGGAACGTCTACTACATCAAGGGTGCCTTCCTCGACAGCGACAAGAGCTACGAGGTGATCAACGGCATGCACACCCTCGAGATGCGCATGCTCACCAAGGTCGTCAACACCCTCGCCTTCGCCGAGTTCCTGGGGAGCCACCCCGACATCAACGTCAAGTGCTCCGCCGCCCCGGGCAACGAGAACGCCGCCATCCGCGAGAAGTGCCTGTATCTCGGCTTCCCCGCGCCGCTCTTCACCTTCGACTTCGAGGGGAAGAACGGCAAGAACAGGCCGAATATCGACCGCCACACCTTCGCCCGCTTCTTCGATTGCCTCGACCCGATCTTCGGACACCAGGTCTCGCTCGGCCAGCCCAACACCGTCGTCCTCTGCCCCGCGATCACCAGCCACAGCGAACTGTCGGACGAAGCACTCAAGGCCGCGGGCATCATGCCGACCACCGTCCGCGTCGCCGTCGGCGCCGAGGACCCGCGCACGCTGATGGCCCACCTCATCAAGGCCTCCGAGGCCACGCTCGACAGCGCGGTCCCGGGCTTCAGCGCCAAGTTCCCCAAGGCCGAGCAGTGCGACGCGATCTATCGCAAGCACTACAAGGCCGTCCACGACAAGTACGTCGAACACCAGCCCTCGATGGCGGAACTGTTGAAATAG